One window from the genome of Lepisosteus oculatus isolate fLepOcu1 chromosome 25, fLepOcu1.hap2, whole genome shotgun sequence encodes:
- the ssu72 gene encoding RNA polymerase II subunit A C-terminal domain phosphatase SSU72 has translation MPSHPLRVAVVCSSNQNRSMEAHNILSKRGFDVRSFGTGTHVKLPGPAPDKPNVYDFKTTYEQMYNDLVRKDKELYTQNGILHMLDRNKRIKARPERFQNCKDQFDLVITCEERVYDQVLEDLNSREQETFQPVHVINVDIQDNHEEATLGAFLICELCQCIQHTDDMENEMDELLQEFEEKSSRPFLHTVCFY, from the exons ATGCCGAGTCACCCGCTGCGCGTGGCGGTGGTGTGCTCGAGCAACCAGAACCGCAGCATGGAGGCGCACAACATCCTGAG TAAGCGTGGCTTCGACGTGCGCTCGTTCGGGACCGGCACGCACGTGAAGCTGCCAGGCCCGGCACCGGACAAGCCCAATGTCTACGACTTCAAGACCACATACGAGCAGATGTACAACGACCTCGTCCGCAAAGACAAGGAACT ATACACTCAGAACGGCATTCTGCACATGCTGGACCGCAACAAGCGCATCAAGGCCCGGCCCGAGCGGTTCCAGAACTGCAAGGACCAGTTCGACCTGGTTATCACCTGCGAGGAGAGAGTGTACGACCAGGTGCTGGAAG ACCTGAACTCCCGGGAGCAGGAGACGTTCCAGCCGGTCCACGTGATCAATGTCGACATCCAGGACAACCACGAGGAGGCCACGCTGGGCGCCTTCCTCATCTGCGAGCTCTGCCAGTGT ATCCAGCACACCGACGACATGGAGAACGAGATGGACGAGCTGCTGCAGGAGTTTGAGGAGAAGAGCAGCCGGCCCTTCCTGCACACCGTGTGCTTCTACTGA